A region of Catenulispora sp. GP43 DNA encodes the following proteins:
- a CDS encoding AMP-binding protein → MANGPAAFVHTVLDEAAGEVPDATAVRDAVGAWTYRELDEHSHAFAAWLAGHGVGPGDRILVQLPTACPQTAMFYGTSRHGAVFVPINPAMKPFHLGSVIDSAEPRLIVAADAETPRLRELTDTPVHGFDGVWHEVESLREQGARAKAAGAHPEDVAVLVYTSGSTAEPKGVIEPHAQITFASRAIQAVLGYRPDDVVFCRFPLSWDYGLYKVLLACLGRSQIVLAGEESDLALLRRMREVGATIVPIVPSLAAMLTTLAAREDPSAGRAPVRLFTNTGAALPASTTEALRAAFPGTRVVRQFGQTECKRISIMPPDQDDQRPDSVGLPLPGTRVLILDDAGRELPPGQTGEIVAAGRHVMPGYWRSAELTARAFRRDPATGEPRLHTGDYGRLDEDGYLYFEGRRDDMFKRRGIRMSTLEIEAAAMDIPGVRAAGAVPPDGERDLALCVEADLPGHTVLRELARRLEPAKVPAICHVVAEFPLTAHGKNATAELARLIDAAHVTADRARR, encoded by the coding sequence GTGGCGAACGGTCCGGCCGCTTTCGTCCACACAGTGCTCGACGAAGCCGCGGGCGAGGTCCCCGACGCCACGGCGGTGCGCGACGCGGTCGGCGCGTGGACCTACCGCGAACTCGACGAGCACAGCCACGCCTTCGCCGCCTGGCTGGCCGGGCACGGTGTCGGCCCCGGTGACCGGATCCTCGTCCAGTTGCCCACCGCGTGCCCGCAGACCGCGATGTTCTACGGGACCTCCCGGCACGGCGCGGTGTTCGTCCCGATCAACCCGGCGATGAAGCCCTTCCATCTCGGATCGGTCATCGACAGCGCCGAGCCCCGGCTGATCGTTGCCGCCGACGCCGAGACGCCGCGCCTGCGCGAGCTCACCGACACACCGGTACACGGCTTCGACGGCGTCTGGCACGAAGTCGAGTCGCTGCGCGAGCAAGGCGCGCGGGCCAAGGCCGCCGGGGCGCACCCGGAGGATGTCGCAGTACTCGTCTACACCTCGGGCAGCACCGCGGAGCCCAAAGGCGTGATCGAACCGCACGCCCAGATCACCTTCGCCTCCCGCGCCATTCAGGCGGTGCTCGGCTACCGGCCGGACGACGTGGTCTTCTGCCGCTTCCCGCTGTCCTGGGACTACGGCCTCTACAAGGTCCTGCTGGCCTGCCTGGGCCGGTCGCAGATCGTGCTCGCGGGAGAGGAGTCCGACCTCGCCCTGCTGCGCCGGATGCGCGAGGTCGGAGCGACGATCGTGCCGATCGTGCCCTCACTCGCCGCGATGCTGACCACGCTCGCCGCCCGCGAGGACCCGTCCGCCGGCCGCGCCCCGGTCCGCCTGTTCACCAACACCGGCGCCGCGCTGCCCGCGTCCACGACGGAGGCGCTGCGGGCGGCGTTCCCCGGGACACGCGTGGTGCGGCAGTTCGGGCAGACCGAGTGCAAGCGCATCTCGATCATGCCCCCGGACCAGGACGACCAACGGCCCGACTCGGTGGGCCTGCCGCTGCCCGGTACCAGAGTGCTGATCCTCGACGACGCCGGGCGCGAGCTGCCGCCCGGGCAGACCGGGGAGATCGTCGCGGCCGGCCGGCACGTGATGCCCGGCTACTGGCGGTCCGCGGAACTGACCGCCCGCGCCTTCCGCCGCGATCCGGCCACCGGCGAGCCCCGGCTGCACACCGGCGACTACGGCCGCCTCGACGAGGACGGCTACCTCTACTTCGAGGGCCGCCGCGACGACATGTTCAAACGCAGGGGAATCCGGATGAGCACCTTGGAGATCGAGGCCGCCGCGATGGACATCCCCGGCGTCCGCGCGGCCGGCGCGGTCCCGCCGGACGGGGAGCGCGACCTTGCGCTGTGTGTGGAAGCCGACCTGCCCGGGCACACAGTGCTCCGCGAACTTGCGCGCCGTCTGGAGCCGGCCAAGGTGCCCGCGATCTGCCATGTCGTGGCCGAGTTCCCGTTGACCGCGCACGGAAAGAACGCGACCGCCGAACTGGCCCGCCTGATCGACGCGGCGCACGTGACCGCGGACCGGGCCCGCCGATGA
- a CDS encoding type III PLP-dependent enzyme, with protein sequence MTAPDVAELAERYGTPLYVYDLDEVTTARDELVASLPEGFELYYALKANPHVDLVRAAREGAERMCRAEVSSTGELDAALAGGHPAGNCLYTGPGKTDAELDRAISLGVRTFSAESPSDLRHIGAGALRQGVTARCLLRLNIASAGAATGIRMTGRPSQFGIDGETIAETLPALLRTPGTRVVGAHFFTMSNAADADSLLAEYEHVIATAAALGRDHGLPLELLDLGGGFAAPYAVPGRRTPYPKLRAELVRLLDLHLPDWRAGRPRPVCESGRYLVAGSGCLVARVVNVKRGRGGPFVVLDAGINVLGGLSGIGRLLPAAVQFEPGQEPAAERGSLVGPLCTPGDSLGRNVELPSLAPGDLVTIPNVGAYGLSASLVHFLSRPAPVEVTLRGGEVVSATRLEQRRTNVEQARR encoded by the coding sequence ATGACCGCGCCCGACGTTGCCGAGCTGGCTGAGCGCTATGGCACCCCGTTGTACGTCTACGACCTCGACGAGGTGACCACGGCGCGCGACGAGCTGGTCGCGTCGTTGCCCGAAGGATTCGAGCTCTACTACGCGCTGAAGGCCAACCCGCATGTCGACCTCGTCCGAGCGGCGCGCGAGGGCGCGGAGCGGATGTGCCGGGCCGAGGTCAGCTCGACCGGCGAACTGGACGCGGCGCTCGCCGGCGGCCACCCGGCCGGGAACTGCCTGTACACCGGGCCCGGCAAGACCGACGCCGAACTCGACCGGGCTATCAGCCTCGGCGTGCGCACCTTCTCCGCCGAGTCCCCGTCGGACCTGCGGCACATCGGCGCCGGCGCGCTGCGGCAGGGCGTCACCGCGCGCTGCCTGCTCCGGCTGAACATCGCTTCGGCCGGTGCGGCCACCGGCATCCGGATGACCGGGCGGCCCTCCCAGTTCGGCATCGACGGCGAGACCATAGCCGAGACCCTGCCCGCGCTCCTGCGCACGCCGGGCACCCGGGTGGTCGGCGCGCACTTCTTCACCATGAGCAACGCCGCCGACGCCGACAGCCTGCTCGCCGAGTACGAGCACGTCATCGCGACGGCTGCCGCCCTCGGCCGCGATCATGGCCTTCCGCTGGAGCTGCTGGACCTCGGCGGGGGATTCGCCGCCCCGTACGCGGTGCCGGGCCGCCGCACGCCGTATCCGAAGCTGCGCGCCGAACTCGTCCGCCTGCTCGACCTGCATCTGCCGGACTGGCGTGCCGGCCGGCCGCGGCCGGTGTGCGAATCAGGACGTTACCTCGTGGCCGGGAGCGGGTGCCTGGTGGCCCGGGTGGTCAACGTCAAGCGGGGCCGCGGCGGTCCGTTCGTCGTGCTCGACGCGGGCATCAACGTCCTGGGCGGCCTGTCCGGGATCGGCCGCCTGCTGCCGGCCGCCGTCCAGTTCGAACCGGGCCAGGAGCCGGCGGCCGAACGCGGCAGCCTGGTCGGGCCGCTTTGCACACCGGGCGACAGCCTCGGCCGGAACGTCGAGCTGCCGTCGCTGGCGCCCGGAGATCTGGTGACGATCCCGAACGTCGGCGCCTACGGCCTGTCCGCGAGTCTGGTGCACTTCCTGAGCCGGCCCGCTCCCGTCGAGGTGACGCTGCGCGGCGGCGAGGTCGTCTCGGCCACGCGCCTGGAACAGCGCCGCACCAACGTCGAGCAGGCCCGGCGGTGA
- a CDS encoding cobalamin B12-binding domain-containing protein, giving the protein MALTLDAAERNRERERPVIVSGTSSDAHTWNLVYLQLLVEELGYRVVNLGSCVPDELLISTCLRLQPIFVVLSSINGHGGQDGLRLIRKLRADGALRTLPVVIGGKLGVGGADPRIGADLAAAGFDAVFDDASDGPVLLRRFVHELTTGASRELR; this is encoded by the coding sequence ATGGCGCTCACGCTCGACGCTGCGGAGCGCAACCGGGAGCGGGAACGTCCCGTGATCGTCAGCGGCACGTCCTCGGACGCGCACACCTGGAACCTCGTCTACCTGCAGCTGCTCGTCGAGGAACTCGGCTACCGGGTCGTCAATCTCGGGTCCTGCGTACCCGACGAACTGCTCATCTCGACCTGTCTGCGGCTCCAGCCGATCTTCGTGGTGCTCAGCAGCATCAACGGACATGGCGGGCAGGACGGGCTGCGGCTCATCCGCAAGCTGCGCGCGGACGGCGCGCTGCGCACCTTGCCGGTGGTGATCGGCGGCAAGCTCGGTGTCGGCGGCGCCGATCCGCGGATCGGCGCCGACCTGGCCGCCGCCGGGTTCGACGCGGTCTTCGACGACGCGTCGGACGGCCCGGTGCTGCTGCGCCGGTTCGTGCACGAACTCACCACGGGGGCCTCGCGTGAGCTTCGGTGA
- a CDS encoding methylaspartate mutase produces the protein MSFGEAVRRAYAAGRLVVQPRMGFGSPEVMRAGLAATRYADAATVGTITVDSYTRLDDMAALAEALRSRAALNGYPIASHPAATTRAMLDGVRDEGFPVQVRHGSARPRRIIKALIEAGLHATEGGPVSYCLPYGRTPLAESVRNWREVCELMAGADERPHLETFGGCMLGQLCPPSELVALSVLEAMFFQQHGVADVSVSYAQQTHPGQDLEALAALRRLCAELLTGDWHVVVYAYMGRYASTPEGARALLAGAAGLAVAGGAQRLIVKTVAEAVRIPTIAENVAALEYADAAARRAAGAQAPDFAHDGGPVYREARVLIDAVVDQAADLGDALLRAFARGLLDVPYCIHPDNAGRARGRIGPDGRLGWAEIGALPLGGLVARSDDGPWTAADFLASLSHVQQTFDAAALTAGPVPVAHHYRGALRR, from the coding sequence GTGAGCTTCGGTGAGGCCGTCCGCCGCGCTTACGCGGCCGGGCGGCTGGTCGTGCAGCCGCGTATGGGTTTCGGATCGCCGGAGGTCATGCGGGCCGGCTTGGCCGCCACCCGGTACGCGGACGCCGCCACGGTCGGCACGATCACGGTCGACAGCTATACGCGGCTGGACGACATGGCGGCGCTCGCCGAGGCACTGCGCAGCCGAGCCGCCCTCAACGGATACCCGATCGCGAGCCACCCGGCCGCCACCACCCGCGCCATGCTCGACGGGGTCCGAGATGAGGGGTTCCCGGTCCAGGTACGGCACGGCTCCGCACGGCCCCGGCGGATCATCAAAGCGCTGATCGAGGCCGGGCTGCACGCCACCGAGGGCGGTCCGGTCTCCTACTGTCTGCCCTACGGGCGCACCCCGCTCGCGGAGTCCGTCCGCAACTGGCGGGAGGTCTGCGAGCTGATGGCGGGCGCCGACGAACGGCCGCATCTGGAGACGTTCGGCGGCTGCATGCTCGGCCAGCTGTGCCCGCCGAGCGAGCTGGTCGCGCTCAGCGTGCTGGAGGCGATGTTCTTCCAGCAGCACGGTGTCGCCGACGTCTCGGTCAGCTATGCCCAGCAGACCCACCCCGGCCAGGATCTGGAGGCCCTCGCGGCGCTGCGGCGGCTGTGCGCCGAGCTGCTGACCGGCGACTGGCACGTCGTCGTCTACGCCTACATGGGCCGCTATGCCAGCACCCCGGAAGGGGCCAGGGCGCTGCTCGCCGGCGCCGCGGGGCTTGCCGTGGCCGGCGGGGCGCAACGCCTGATCGTCAAGACCGTCGCCGAGGCCGTCCGGATCCCGACCATCGCGGAGAACGTGGCAGCCCTCGAATACGCCGACGCGGCGGCCCGCCGGGCGGCCGGGGCCCAGGCGCCGGACTTCGCGCACGACGGCGGCCCGGTCTACCGGGAGGCGCGGGTCCTCATCGACGCCGTTGTGGACCAGGCGGCCGATCTGGGCGATGCGCTCCTGCGCGCTTTCGCACGTGGGCTGCTCGACGTCCCCTACTGCATCCACCCCGACAACGCCGGGCGGGCGCGCGGCCGGATCGGTCCGGACGGGCGGCTCGGGTGGGCCGAGATCGGCGCGCTGCCGCTCGGCGGTCTCGTCGCCCGCTCGGACGACGGCCCGTGGACCGCAGCCGATTTCCTGGCCTCGCTCTCCCACGTCCAGCAGACCTTCGACGCGGCGGCGTTGACCGCCGGTCCAGTCCCCGTCGCACACCACTACCGCGGAGCACTTCGGCGATGA